The Primulina eburnea isolate SZY01 chromosome 8, ASM2296580v1, whole genome shotgun sequence genome contains a region encoding:
- the LOC140838694 gene encoding uncharacterized protein: protein MSSQLISSHRENAEVYTGEAICKQKSKELLEKIHLPKGLLPLDDLVEVGYNESSGFVWLKQKKSKTHFFRSIGRSVWYDTEVTAFVEDLRMKRLTGVKSKELLIWITICDISIQDPNSGKITFGTAAGLSRAFPVSAFNEEEGKQTT, encoded by the coding sequence ATGTCGTCCCAGTTAATCTCGTCTCACCGCGAGAATGCCGAGGTCTACACCGGTGAAGCGATCTGCAAGCAGAAATCCAAGGAGCTGCTCGAGAAAATCCACCTCCCCAAAGGCCTGCTTCCCCTAGACGACCTTGTCGAAGTCGGCTACAACGAGTCCTCCGGCTTCGTATGGTTGAAGCAGAAGAAGAGCAAGACGCACTTCTTCCGTTCCATCGGCCGCAGCGTTTGGTACGACACCGAGGTCACGGCGTTCGTCGAAGATCTTCGAATGAAGAGGCTGACAGGTGTCAAAAGCAAGGAGCTCCTGATCTGGATCACTATCTGTGATATTTCCATTCAGGACCCTAATTCCGGGAAAATTACTTTCGGCACCGCTGCGGGACTCTCCAGGGCGTTTCCGGTCTCGGCGTTCAATGAGGAAGAGGGGAAGCAGACTACTTGA
- the LOC140838695 gene encoding prefoldin subunit 6-like: MGSPAAAKELQKDLENKANDLNKLQKDISKNHQIRKKYTIQLGENELVLKELDLLTAEANVYKLIGPVLVKQDLAEANANVRKRIEYISAELKRLDSTLQDLEEKQNSKKEAIFKVQQKIQSLQAGKGKV; this comes from the exons ATGGGATCTCCGGCCGCTGCGAAGGAGTTACAGAAAGACCTTGAGAACAAGGCCAACGATCTCAACAAACTTCAGAAAG ATATTTCTAAGAATCACCAAATTAGAAAGAAATATACTATACAGCTAGGCGAAAACGAGCTAGTTCTGAAG GAACTGGATCTGTTGACTGCCGAAGCGAATGTGTACAAATTGATTGGTCCCGTGCTAGTGAAGCAGGACTTGGCCGAGGCAAATGCTAATGTTCGCAAGCGGATTGAATACATCTCTGCTGAGCT GAAGCGCTTGGATTCTACTCTCCAAGATTTAGAAGAAAAGCAGAACAGCAAGAAAGAAGCG ATATTTAAAGTACAACAAAAAATCCAATCTCTACAAGCTGGAAAAGGCAAGGTATAA
- the LOC140838693 gene encoding potassium channel KAT3-like, which produces MSFSYLKNFTKQFCVEDFQSSEGTQSGFFSCDLLPPLGERSNRATILRRYIVSPFDPCYRAWEMFLILLVIYSAWISPFDFAFLSYKRNGLLVFDNIVNGFFAVDIVLTFFVAYLDGQSYLLVDDRGKIALRYLSTWFILDVCSTVPFQFLGALFTDQNGGLGYELLSMLRLWRLRRVSSMFARLEKDIRFSYFWTRCTKLISVTLFAVHCAGCFNYLIAHRYHDPCKTWIGAVYPNFKQMSLCDRYVISLYWSTVTLTTTGYGDLHPENTEEMLFSIFFMLFNQGLIAYLIGNMTNLVVHWTSRTRNFRDTVRAASEFTKRNQLPLQIQDQILSHICLKFKAEALKQQEAINGLPNAIRASVARYLFYPVVQNAYIFDGVSQDFLFQLIPEMEAEYFPPKEDVILQNESPTDAYIMVSGAADLIADTNGQDQIMGKASTGDMFGEIGVLCNMPQPFGVRTTEISQILRLNRTTFINTLRENPVDESIVMNNLFRHKARRSFNDIEGQHDASLILNNCLNRETGEFKSQTREQFMPFGNTTKFEAKADISNSRFINGSEIDVHPLSSHENENKSNRATNYADDNTHVSSTNSTHPSSIDVTNSARKRVTIHMKFGKKKCPQNKPAKLIILPDSLRELFIIAGKKFGDDKLTKVVNAENAEIDDLRVIRDGDHLFFLPSQDAGKE; this is translated from the exons ATGTCGTTTTCGTACTTGAAAAACTTCACAAAACAGTTCTGTGTGGAGGACTTTCAATCCAGCGAAGGAACTCAAAGTGGTTTCTTCTCTTGCGATCTCCTTCCACCCCTTGGAGAGAGAAGCAACAGAGCTACAATACTTCGAAGATACATCGTGTCCCCATTCGATCCCTGTTATCG GGCCTGGGAAATGTTTCTGATTCTTTTGGTCATCTACTCAGCCTGGATTTCTCCATTTGACTTTGCATTTCTATCTTACAAACGAAATGGCCTTCTCGTATTCGACAACATTGTCAATGGTTTCTTCGCTGTTGATATTGTACTCACCTTCTTCGTGGCATACCTGGACGGCCAGTCGTATCTCCTCGTTGATGATCGTGGTAAAATAGCATTAAG GTATCTGTCGACCTGGTTCATTTTAGATGTTTGCTCAACTGTACCATTTCAATTTCTCGGTGCTCTATTCACGGATCAAAATGGTGGACTGGGCTATGAACTGTTAAGCATGTTGCGACTTTGGCGTCTTAGACGAGTCAGCTCCATGTTTGCAAG GCTTGAAAAAGACATCCGGTTCAGCTATTTCTGGACTCGCTGCACTAAACTCATCTCT GTGACATTGTTCGCGGTACATTGTGCAGGATGCTTCAACTACTTGATAGCGCATAGATACCATGATCCATGCAAAACTTGGATTGGAGCagtatatccaaatttcaagcAAATGAGCCTTTGTGATAGATATGTAATCTCACTGTATTGGTCCACAGTAACACTAACTACAACAGGTTATGGAGACTTACACCCTGAGAACACGGAGGAGATGCtgttttccattttcttcatgCTGTTCAACCAAGGATTGATAGCTTATCTCATCGGAAACATGACAAACCTCGTCGTTCACTGGACCAGCCGCACCAGAAACTTT AGAGATACCGTTAGAGCTGCTTCAGAATTCACGAAGCGAAACCAGCTTCCTTTGCAAATTCAAGATCAAATTTTGTCCCATATATGTCTCAAATTCAAAGCAGAAGCATTGAAACAGCAAGAGGCCATAAATGGGCTGCCAAATGCTATTCGGGCAAGCGTTGCACGTTATTTGTTTTATCCTGTGGTTCAAAATGCCTATATTTTTGATGGAGTTTCACAGGACTTCCTTTTTCAATTG ATCCCGGAAATGGAAGCCGAGTATTTCCCTCCTAAAGAAGATGTTATTCTACAAAATGAATCTCCAACAGATGCATATATAATGGTCTCGGGAGCTGCG GATTTGATTGCAGATACCAATGGCCAAGATCAA attATGGGAAAGGCATCCACCGGGGATATGTTTGGAGAAATAGGAGTTTTATGTAATATGCCTCAGCCTTTTGGTGTTCGAACAACTGAAATTTCGCAAATACTACGGCTGAACAGAACCACATTTATCAACACTCTTCGAGAAAATCCCGTGGACGAGAGCATTGTCATGAACAATCTTTTTCGG CACAAAGCACGGAGAAGTTTCAATGATATTGAAGGCCAACACGATGCAAGCTTGATCCTAAATAATTGCCTCAACAGAGAAACGGGAGAATTCAAAAGTCAAACCAGAGAACAATTCATGCCCTTTGGGAACACAACGAAGTTTGAAGCAAAAGCAGACATTTCCAATTCAAGATTCATCAACGGAAGTGAAATCGATGTGCACCCACTGTCCTCTcatgaaaatgaaaataaatcaaacagGGCCACGAATTATGCCGATGATAATACACACGTTAGCTCCACCAATTCCACTCATCCTTCTTCCATAGATGTAACAAATTCCGCCAGGAAAAGAGTCACCATACATATGAAGTTTGGAAAGAAGAAATGTCCACAGAACAAGCCTGCAAAGCTAATCATTCTACCCGATTCGCTCAGAGAACTGTTCATAATAGCAG GCAAAAAATTTGGAGATGACAAGCTCACAAAAGTAGTAAACGCAGAGAATGCAGAAATAGATGACTTGAGAGTAATACGCGATGGTGATCATTTATTTTTTCTGCCAAGCCAAGATGCAGGCAAAGAATGA